A window of the Chloroflexus sp. Y-396-1 genome harbors these coding sequences:
- a CDS encoding CPBP family intramembrane metalloprotease has protein sequence MNAFHTHPILDFWCFLRRPVAERLSEGMAKKVFILIVVISLDILISMILSLLDIVIEVGGGAVEPVEIDVNPLLLSVGAVFIAPLIEEIAFRLGLAPNLWFLFISLFLGSVQYAPKLLGDFFSDNGMFVGFNVLFYLVLSAGICLFFWFRERRGHRYVDFFNRYVGAYYYLGALLFALPHLGNFTYQLPWWLVILPVLPQLFGGLTFGYLRIRLGFWYGVMGHLLQNLLFTLGDVLTYFLGATANFVWLIVLIIVPIVVLMAPFLVERQRQVASRVDAGR, from the coding sequence ATGAATGCTTTCCATACGCACCCCATTTTGGACTTTTGGTGTTTTCTACGTCGTCCGGTTGCCGAACGACTCAGCGAAGGGATGGCGAAGAAAGTTTTTATCCTTATTGTGGTTATTTCGCTAGACATTCTCATCTCGATGATATTATCTCTCCTCGACATCGTGATTGAAGTCGGTGGTGGTGCGGTTGAACCGGTTGAAATAGATGTGAACCCGCTCCTATTGTCCGTAGGAGCCGTCTTCATCGCACCGCTCATTGAAGAAATCGCCTTTCGGCTTGGGCTGGCGCCTAATCTCTGGTTCCTCTTCATCTCATTGTTTCTCGGTTCGGTACAGTATGCTCCTAAGCTGTTAGGGGATTTTTTCAGTGATAACGGAATGTTCGTTGGTTTCAACGTCCTCTTTTATCTGGTTCTTTCAGCAGGGATCTGTCTCTTTTTCTGGTTTCGCGAACGGCGTGGTCACCGCTACGTTGACTTTTTTAACCGTTATGTAGGTGCGTACTACTACCTGGGTGCGTTGCTCTTTGCGCTTCCCCATCTTGGCAACTTCACGTATCAACTCCCGTGGTGGTTGGTCATTCTGCCAGTTTTGCCCCAGCTTTTTGGTGGTCTGACCTTCGGGTATTTACGCATTCGATTGGGATTCTGGTATGGAGTAATGGGCCATTTGCTTCAAAATCTGCTATTTACCCTGGGTGATGTGCTGACATATTTTCTGGGAGCCACGGCTAACTTTGTCTGGCTGATCGTCTTGATCATCGTACCAATAGTGGTGTTAATGGCACCGTTCCTGGTAGAGCGGCAGCGACAGGTTGCTTCGCGTGTTGATGCTGGCAGGTAG
- a CDS encoding FAD-binding oxidoreductase, translating into MASSASIVVCGAGIAGVAVAHELAVVHGWRNVVLVEAGDPLALTSDKSTECYRNWWPDRAMVALMNRSIDRLETLAVRSANRIRLNRRGYLYATADPQRAEQWRSQTFEAVTHGVGPLRIHDRTDADYRSTTGHDWQTAPIGVDLLLDQDLIRRHFPALSPRTVAVLHVRRAGWLSAQQLGALLLEEARAAGVTLLRGKVTAVNQTGGRVNAVMVATTSGNMSIQTPYFVNAAGPYLAEVGDLIGIDLPVHHQVHLKAAFADPLGVVPRDAPLLIWGDPIELNWNDRERDDLNADPATAWLTKPLPPGVHCRPEGEGSSRQALLLWDYHPHNQQNRNAQFPVPLDDSFFEVALRGMSVMLPGLVNYLERLPRAYLDGGYYTCTPENRPLIGPLPVEGTFVIGALAGYGIMAALAAAELLVRHMIGGSLPAYAAAFHPNRYHDPNYLLQLAHWSDSGQL; encoded by the coding sequence ATGGCATCTTCTGCGTCAATTGTTGTCTGTGGAGCTGGAATTGCCGGTGTCGCCGTCGCCCATGAGTTAGCCGTCGTTCACGGTTGGCGCAATGTTGTGCTGGTCGAAGCAGGTGATCCGTTGGCATTGACCAGCGATAAATCGACCGAGTGTTATCGTAACTGGTGGCCTGACCGGGCAATGGTGGCGCTCATGAATCGCAGTATTGATCGGCTGGAAACGCTAGCCGTGCGGAGTGCCAATCGAATCCGGCTCAACCGACGTGGTTATCTCTATGCAACGGCCGATCCGCAGCGGGCCGAACAGTGGCGCTCACAGACATTTGAGGCTGTTACACACGGTGTCGGTCCGCTCCGCATTCACGACCGGACCGATGCTGATTACCGGTCAACTACCGGACACGACTGGCAGACGGCTCCTATTGGCGTTGATTTATTACTCGACCAGGACCTGATCAGGCGTCACTTTCCAGCCTTGTCGCCAAGAACGGTGGCTGTCTTGCATGTTCGTCGTGCTGGTTGGTTGAGCGCCCAGCAATTGGGGGCACTGTTACTCGAAGAGGCGCGGGCTGCTGGTGTCACCTTGCTACGGGGGAAGGTAACGGCAGTAAACCAAACTGGTGGGCGGGTGAATGCTGTGATGGTAGCCACGACAAGCGGGAACATGTCGATCCAGACCCCATACTTTGTGAATGCTGCCGGGCCGTATCTGGCAGAGGTTGGCGATCTGATCGGGATTGACTTACCGGTGCATCACCAGGTACACCTTAAGGCTGCCTTCGCCGATCCGCTCGGCGTTGTGCCTCGTGATGCGCCATTGTTGATTTGGGGTGATCCGATTGAACTAAACTGGAACGATAGAGAACGGGATGATCTGAATGCCGATCCAGCCACTGCGTGGTTAACCAAACCGCTACCACCAGGGGTACATTGTCGGCCTGAAGGCGAGGGTAGCAGTAGACAGGCACTGCTGCTGTGGGATTACCATCCTCATAACCAGCAGAACCGGAACGCCCAATTTCCGGTGCCACTCGATGATAGTTTCTTCGAGGTTGCTCTACGCGGGATGTCGGTCATGCTGCCAGGGCTTGTCAATTACCTCGAACGGCTCCCCCGTGCCTATCTCGATGGCGGATACTATACGTGTACGCCAGAGAATCGGCCACTGATCGGCCCGCTTCCGGTAGAGGGAACATTTGTGATCGGTGCGCTGGCCGGATACGGTATCATGGCCGCACTCGCAGCCGCTGAACTTCTGGTCAGACATATGATCGGTGGGTCACTCCCCGCCTACGCGGCTGCGTTTCATCCTAATCGCTACCACGATCCAAATTATCTGTTGCAGTTGGCCCACTGGAGTGATAGTGGCCAGTTGTGA
- a CDS encoding serine hydrolase gives MVSMLSACGQRETVVSAWAPIGPQPTILPSVTPETPAMVSTPLIAVMEPVRPTPTPSLVDLAERIDTYLRDLTVQGRFRGAVLVATGGRILVARGYGLANVERDLPNTAQTRFRVASISKPITALAIMQLQVAGKLTVGESVCRYLPDCPPGWQSITLAHLLSHTAGIPNYTDFTNFEQVERLPVTPTQLVARFRNLPLDFVPGSAYRYSNSNYVVLGLVIEAVSGQSYADYVRDNIFIPAGMINSGYDSGDASALNGTVGYLGPDNKRAIPIDTSNLYSAGGLYSTVEDLYRFVQALNSGQLLPAAELSQMYTPNRNNYGYGWKIEERNGRRVIYHPGFISGAVTHLAYYPDSQSVIVVLSNMERTNADAIAAEIGSWLP, from the coding sequence ATGGTCAGTATGTTGAGTGCCTGCGGCCAACGTGAGACCGTTGTATCTGCATGGGCGCCAATTGGCCCACAGCCCACGATCTTACCTAGCGTTACCCCTGAAACACCAGCTATGGTCAGTACACCGCTGATTGCAGTGATGGAACCGGTACGGCCAACTCCTACACCGAGCCTGGTCGATCTTGCCGAGCGGATCGATACATATCTGCGCGATCTAACGGTACAAGGACGGTTTCGTGGTGCTGTGCTGGTGGCAACGGGGGGACGCATTTTGGTGGCTCGTGGTTACGGTCTGGCTAATGTCGAGCGTGATCTTCCTAATACTGCCCAAACTCGCTTCCGCGTTGCCTCGATCTCGAAACCAATTACGGCGCTGGCGATTATGCAGTTACAGGTCGCCGGAAAGTTAACTGTCGGCGAGTCGGTTTGTCGGTATCTACCTGACTGCCCGCCGGGATGGCAATCGATTACACTTGCTCATCTGCTCTCGCATACCGCCGGCATACCGAATTATACCGACTTTACAAATTTTGAGCAGGTCGAACGCTTACCGGTGACACCAACACAGTTAGTTGCTCGTTTCCGCAATCTGCCACTCGACTTTGTACCAGGTAGTGCGTATCGATACAGCAACTCTAACTACGTGGTCCTTGGATTAGTGATTGAAGCGGTCAGCGGTCAATCGTATGCCGATTACGTCCGTGACAACATCTTCATCCCTGCTGGTATGATCAATAGCGGCTATGACAGTGGTGATGCGTCGGCGCTCAATGGTACGGTTGGTTACCTTGGGCCAGACAACAAGCGGGCAATTCCAATCGATACCAGTAACCTTTACAGCGCCGGTGGTCTTTACTCTACCGTTGAAGACCTTTACCGATTCGTACAGGCCCTAAACAGCGGGCAATTACTCCCCGCTGCTGAGCTGAGCCAAATGTATACACCCAATCGCAATAATTACGGTTATGGCTGGAAAATCGAAGAGCGCAACGGACGACGGGTGATCTACCATCCTGGCTTTATCTCAGGGGCTGTCACCCATCTGGCGTACTATCCCGATAGTCAGAGTGTCATAGTCGTTCTTAGCAACATGGAACGTACCAACGCCGATGCTATTGCGGCTGAGATCGGTTCCTGGTTGCCATAA
- a CDS encoding ligase — MGNNSVTWRLLPPAHGDPATELAAGTAMLAGLVTTHQPALRWYAAGSQPALVIGSGQKLSEVDQLALRQQGVTLHRRASGGTAVLFVPGFLMQDIALPLDHPLAHPDVSESYRWLGEVWQATLMQFGIDTRIIDIATARADRQLLDPLTARSCFGGRSPYEILVDDRKLVGFAQVRRREGMLFQVGVYTHWPGQQLATLLAILPAERQLFIERLAGRVTDLATVCASPPDLHRLATAFATVLQQRYDVHIVASDWTTEELKVMAAVQSRFLPLPLEG, encoded by the coding sequence ATGGGAAACAACAGTGTAACGTGGCGGTTATTGCCACCAGCTCACGGTGATCCGGCAACCGAACTGGCTGCCGGTACAGCGATGCTGGCGGGATTGGTCACAACCCATCAACCGGCTCTGCGCTGGTACGCTGCTGGCTCCCAACCAGCCCTGGTTATTGGCTCCGGGCAAAAACTGAGTGAGGTCGATCAGTTGGCGCTACGGCAACAGGGTGTCACGCTTCATCGGCGAGCGAGCGGTGGTACCGCAGTGTTGTTCGTGCCAGGTTTTCTCATGCAAGATATTGCCTTGCCGCTCGACCATCCCCTGGCGCACCCCGATGTTAGCGAGTCGTACCGTTGGTTAGGAGAAGTGTGGCAGGCCACTCTGATGCAGTTTGGCATTGATACCCGAATTATCGACATCGCGACTGCCCGCGCTGATCGGCAGCTACTTGATCCATTGACTGCACGCTCTTGTTTTGGCGGTCGATCTCCGTATGAAATACTGGTCGATGATCGGAAGCTGGTTGGATTTGCTCAAGTCAGACGCCGTGAGGGCATGCTTTTTCAGGTCGGAGTTTACACCCACTGGCCTGGTCAGCAATTGGCAACCTTGTTAGCGATTCTGCCTGCTGAACGTCAACTCTTCATTGAGCGGCTGGCCGGGCGCGTCACCGATCTGGCAACAGTGTGCGCCTCCCCACCTGACTTGCACCGTCTGGCGACCGCATTTGCTACCGTCTTGCAACAGCGGTACGATGTTCACATAGTAGCATCGGATTGGACGACAGAAGAATTGAAGGTAATGGCTGCTGTCCAGTCGCGTTTTTTACCGTTACCTTTGGAAGGTTAG
- a CDS encoding winged helix DNA-binding domain-containing protein, with amino-acid sequence MSSEYALTLAQVISARYVNNGLHTPFADPLTAARRLAGIQAQILPAAGLALWNRAPAFSANHLDDLLYQKRSLVRIWGQRGTLHLYPTTDWPLIYAMQAGRATYWEREAVHNGWNMTEYEAFITHVAHLLYEYETLGRSDLRRLLAMIDQHHLSGWGGVFAILNRRGLACHAAPRNGEARMAHRLRWVPELEWAPPDTETANTELLRRYLAAFGPATLTDMAWWRGRTQVEIKHWLKLLGDQAVRVQIDGQSAWWLQEQLDRLSDLPQPAELPPRLLGRFDPLLLATRDKRWLIDDACYKRVWRPAGHIEATIVLGGRIVGTWRYDWQGTKLIVTLRPFEPLPASLRSRLATLAASVAEHFAAPLGDCRWETTV; translated from the coding sequence ATGAGTTCCGAATATGCCCTCACCTTAGCCCAGGTTATCAGCGCACGATATGTCAACAACGGTCTACACACACCGTTCGCCGATCCATTAACCGCTGCTCGGCGCCTGGCCGGCATACAGGCGCAGATTCTGCCCGCTGCCGGTCTGGCACTCTGGAATCGCGCACCGGCCTTTAGCGCCAATCACCTCGATGATCTGCTTTACCAGAAACGATCGCTGGTGCGCATTTGGGGGCAACGTGGTACGTTACATCTCTACCCTACCACTGACTGGCCGTTGATCTACGCGATGCAGGCTGGTCGTGCTACCTACTGGGAGCGGGAAGCGGTGCATAATGGTTGGAATATGACCGAATATGAGGCATTTATCACGCATGTGGCTCATCTGCTGTACGAATACGAAACATTAGGCCGCAGTGATCTGCGGCGGTTGTTAGCGATGATCGATCAACACCATCTTTCAGGGTGGGGTGGTGTCTTTGCGATTTTGAACCGTCGTGGTCTGGCGTGTCATGCTGCGCCACGCAATGGTGAAGCCCGGATGGCACATCGGCTGCGCTGGGTACCCGAATTGGAATGGGCACCACCTGATACCGAGACCGCTAATACCGAATTGCTACGTCGGTACCTTGCTGCCTTTGGGCCGGCAACGCTTACCGATATGGCCTGGTGGCGTGGCCGAACACAGGTCGAGATCAAACATTGGCTCAAACTCCTCGGCGACCAGGCAGTGAGAGTACAGATCGATGGTCAATCGGCGTGGTGGCTACAAGAACAACTTGATCGGTTATCCGATCTGCCACAGCCTGCTGAACTGCCACCCCGTTTACTGGGTCGTTTTGATCCCCTGTTGCTTGCCACTCGCGACAAACGCTGGCTGATCGATGATGCCTGCTACAAGCGCGTCTGGCGTCCAGCCGGTCACATCGAGGCAACAATTGTGCTTGGTGGTCGCATTGTGGGTACGTGGCGGTACGATTGGCAAGGAACGAAACTGATCGTCACCCTGCGACCGTTTGAACCACTGCCAGCATCGCTCCGATCCCGACTCGCAACATTAGCCGCCAGTGTGGCCGAACACTTTGCGGCACCTTTGGGAGATTGCCGATGGGAAACAACAGTGTAA
- a CDS encoding glycosyltransferase family 39 protein, translated as MSAVIRSLYRSVGAMRSSFWLPVVLVLIAASFLLFGADRPPQYWAVGEENEPILTRFHGNEQNETDLFRWSYPQATLFIYGYRGAPALIELRLAAPRRNGIAPAQALFTYQDGQLATMTVAGYWRRYRFLLPTSTTGETFLRWSTEPYVAPPDIRELGLALSRVNFLTTVERPPLSGQMIGWAMLPLLVWWTGTLWRWDERLRNILTGLALLPAIGLASFPVAAEYWLPTLPWPWWPLVPVLILALWPSLANYLQRLSKWITSQPQWSWFGIVLAFAGLIAIRFGVPAWIALLPVIGGVWLVWPLITDDEEGSVWPVGRSLLLITGIALATRLIALDQMPLALWRDESRHGLLALRVWTEPTFRPIYVVKDADLPALFFYLAAPIVGNWGAHAWSVRLVSALAGAFTPLALYWFASPLIGRRAAVLAAALLAWASWSLSMSRWAFPATLDHLLVLIAGGLLWRGLDPGQQYWRSWSYVVGAALLGGLAVYTYHTGRLAPLALLVVAVFRLGRDPSRWRWFWPHLLSAALVGAIVIAPLALYILNDSAGFNRRVGFVSIFQADDLSRHRPLDFLGEHIVRYGLMWHVQGDANGRHHLPLAPMVDPVVGLFLLIGLGLVWQARRQSVVVLFVLWLLYYVPGLLSFNAPHAMRTLGTLAPACALAGWGLSRFGSGCEWQRWLIPGMLVLSLCFNLWVYFGQMRTNPRVYGEFDRVETVMAHIVRRAATPTDSIQRVSVYLPREWALSDTVRFLTIDLPPAQQPKIWRGTSDDENTLVVLPAFANATEVATVLQALGPSAIEVFPTPTLPSDSEPLVRVFARGSAAIELMRAP; from the coding sequence ATGTCCGCCGTGATTCGTTCACTGTATCGCTCAGTGGGAGCAATGCGATCTTCATTCTGGTTGCCCGTTGTCCTAGTCTTGATCGCCGCCAGCTTCTTGCTGTTTGGCGCGGATCGGCCTCCACAGTATTGGGCAGTAGGTGAAGAAAACGAGCCTATCTTGACCAGATTTCACGGCAACGAGCAGAATGAAACCGATCTCTTCCGCTGGTCATATCCGCAGGCCACGCTCTTCATCTACGGATACCGCGGCGCTCCAGCACTAATCGAATTACGATTGGCAGCTCCGCGCCGGAATGGTATTGCACCGGCGCAGGCGCTCTTTACGTATCAAGACGGGCAACTGGCAACGATGACGGTGGCTGGTTATTGGCGACGCTACCGGTTTCTACTCCCAACCAGTACAACCGGCGAGACATTTTTACGTTGGTCAACCGAACCCTACGTTGCACCGCCTGATATTCGCGAATTGGGATTGGCGCTCAGCAGGGTGAATTTTCTAACAACGGTTGAGCGACCCCCGCTGAGTGGTCAGATGATTGGTTGGGCAATGCTGCCGCTACTAGTCTGGTGGACGGGCACGCTCTGGCGTTGGGATGAACGTCTACGCAATATTTTAACAGGGCTAGCGCTCCTTCCGGCAATTGGTTTAGCTTCCTTTCCGGTAGCGGCTGAATACTGGTTACCCACTCTTCCATGGCCGTGGTGGCCGTTGGTGCCGGTACTCATCCTTGCTCTTTGGCCGTCACTGGCTAACTATCTTCAACGTCTTTCCAAATGGATCACCTCACAACCACAATGGAGCTGGTTTGGGATCGTTCTGGCATTTGCCGGTCTGATAGCCATACGGTTTGGTGTGCCGGCCTGGATTGCCTTGCTACCAGTTATAGGTGGTGTTTGGCTGGTCTGGCCATTGATCACTGATGACGAAGAGGGGTCGGTATGGCCGGTTGGCAGGTCATTACTGCTCATAACCGGTATCGCGTTGGCGACGCGGCTAATCGCGCTTGATCAGATGCCGTTGGCATTGTGGCGTGATGAGTCGCGCCACGGCTTGCTGGCCTTACGAGTCTGGACAGAACCAACGTTTCGCCCGATTTATGTCGTCAAGGACGCCGATCTACCGGCGCTGTTCTTTTATCTGGCGGCGCCAATTGTCGGTAACTGGGGTGCTCATGCCTGGAGCGTGCGCCTGGTGAGTGCGTTAGCCGGAGCCTTTACTCCTCTAGCGCTTTATTGGTTTGCTTCACCGCTCATTGGACGGCGAGCAGCGGTATTGGCTGCTGCCCTGTTGGCCTGGGCTTCGTGGTCGCTCAGCATGAGTCGTTGGGCATTCCCGGCGACACTCGACCATCTGCTGGTGCTCATTGCGGGAGGGCTGCTATGGCGAGGTCTTGATCCAGGACAGCAATACTGGCGCTCTTGGAGTTATGTTGTCGGGGCCGCGCTGCTAGGTGGGTTGGCCGTTTATACGTATCACACCGGTCGCCTGGCGCCACTGGCTTTGCTGGTAGTAGCAGTTTTTCGGCTTGGTCGCGATCCATCCCGCTGGCGATGGTTTTGGCCACATTTGCTTAGCGCTGCTTTGGTAGGGGCAATCGTAATCGCACCGCTGGCGCTCTATATTTTGAACGATAGTGCCGGTTTTAATCGCCGGGTGGGTTTCGTCTCGATTTTTCAGGCCGACGATCTTAGCCGTCACCGACCACTCGATTTTCTCGGTGAGCACATCGTGCGCTACGGGCTGATGTGGCATGTGCAAGGTGATGCGAATGGACGTCACCATCTTCCCCTGGCGCCGATGGTTGATCCGGTGGTTGGGTTATTTCTGCTCATTGGGTTGGGTCTTGTTTGGCAAGCCCGTCGGCAATCGGTGGTAGTGTTGTTTGTGCTCTGGCTCCTCTACTATGTACCGGGTCTGTTGAGCTTCAATGCACCGCACGCGATGCGTACATTGGGTACGCTGGCCCCGGCCTGCGCGCTGGCCGGTTGGGGGCTGAGCCGGTTTGGCAGTGGTTGTGAATGGCAGCGCTGGTTGATCCCTGGTATGCTAGTGCTCAGTCTATGCTTCAATCTTTGGGTCTATTTTGGACAGATGCGAACCAATCCGCGGGTGTACGGCGAATTTGATCGGGTTGAAACGGTCATGGCACATATTGTCCGTCGCGCTGCGACACCTACCGACTCGATACAACGGGTATCGGTATACTTACCACGTGAGTGGGCGCTGAGTGATACAGTGCGTTTTCTGACCATCGATCTACCACCAGCGCAACAGCCAAAGATCTGGCGTGGTACAAGCGATGATGAGAATACATTGGTCGTGTTGCCGGCATTCGCTAATGCTACCGAAGTGGCAACCGTGCTTCAGGCTCTTGGGCCGAGCGCAATTGAGGTATTCCCTACCCCTACGCTTCCATCCGACAGTGAGCCACTAGTGCGGGTTTTCGCCCGTGGTTCGGCTGCGATAGAACTGATGAGAGCGCCATGA
- a CDS encoding DUF4032 domain-containing protein, translating into MSAIQAIVHDEFARIRRDQMLRELLSLITRQPNELLSFDEVRARLNVRGQHYLGHQTVPLDKIIGSEGRYGDFDRQFAPRHNANRYRWMSIDRAHHEGVPLPSVELYKLGDIYFVKDGHHRISVARFQGQREIDAIVTELVVDVPLDSSLSIRDLLLKEEYSDFLEWTGLAELRPEQRIEFSEPGGYLDLIRHINAHRYYMGLELGRPITREEAVASWYDTVYMPVIEVIRNQQALRYFPGRTEADLYRWIMDHRWYLRERNGGADPGPLMAAADYVRLFGKRSLTALTEWLLGALRGKAAAGA; encoded by the coding sequence ATGTCAGCTATTCAAGCAATCGTACACGATGAATTTGCTCGCATTCGCCGCGACCAGATGCTACGCGAGCTGCTGTCGTTGATTACCCGCCAGCCGAACGAATTGCTTTCGTTTGATGAGGTGCGCGCCCGCCTCAATGTGCGCGGTCAGCATTATCTTGGTCATCAGACGGTTCCACTTGATAAAATTATTGGTAGTGAAGGTCGTTACGGTGATTTTGACCGCCAATTTGCTCCGCGTCATAATGCGAATCGCTACCGCTGGATGAGTATTGATCGGGCACATCACGAAGGGGTACCATTACCTTCTGTAGAATTGTATAAACTGGGTGACATCTACTTTGTGAAGGATGGGCATCATCGTATCTCAGTTGCCCGTTTTCAAGGCCAACGCGAGATCGATGCGATTGTCACCGAACTGGTTGTCGATGTTCCTCTCGATTCCAGTCTGAGTATTCGTGATCTCCTTTTAAAAGAGGAGTACAGCGATTTTCTCGAATGGACTGGCCTGGCCGAGTTGCGGCCTGAACAGCGGATTGAGTTTAGCGAACCGGGTGGGTATCTCGATCTTATACGGCATATTAATGCGCATCGCTACTATATGGGCCTTGAGCTGGGACGACCGATCACTCGCGAGGAAGCGGTGGCAAGCTGGTACGATACTGTCTACATGCCGGTGATCGAGGTCATCCGCAATCAGCAAGCACTCCGCTATTTTCCAGGGCGAACCGAAGCTGATCTGTACCGCTGGATTATGGATCACCGCTGGTATCTTCGCGAACGGAATGGCGGAGCCGATCCAGGGCCGCTTATGGCTGCCGCCGATTATGTCCGACTGTTTGGCAAACGTAGCCTGACTGCTCTTACCGAGTGGTTACTCGGTGCGCTACGCGGAAAAGCTGCTGCTGGCGCGTAG
- a CDS encoding metallophosphoesterase yields the protein MRTLTISDEIVPAVYSLNIRQRFADVQLVLACGDLPIYYLEFVVTMLGQPCFYVWGNHDSPEVQADGQIVSYARGATCVEDRVVCHQGLLIGGLGGSIRYKLEGHHQYTETQMMLRVLRMAPRLLLNRLRYGRYLDVLLTHAPPLGIHNGPDYPHRGFLALLRFMQWFHPRYLIHGHIHLSYGFGHQTETQCGHTLVINTAGYRVLDLVI from the coding sequence ATGCGTACCCTAACGATCAGCGATGAAATCGTACCGGCCGTTTATAGCTTAAATATCAGGCAACGCTTTGCAGATGTACAATTGGTGCTGGCCTGCGGCGATCTTCCAATCTACTACCTTGAGTTCGTAGTAACGATGCTTGGTCAGCCCTGTTTTTACGTCTGGGGAAATCATGATTCGCCTGAAGTACAGGCTGATGGTCAGATTGTAAGCTATGCCCGCGGGGCTACCTGTGTTGAGGATCGCGTTGTTTGCCATCAGGGACTGCTTATCGGTGGTTTGGGAGGTTCCATTCGGTACAAACTCGAAGGGCATCATCAGTATACTGAAACGCAGATGATGCTCCGTGTGCTGCGTATGGCGCCTCGCCTCCTGCTCAACCGGTTACGCTACGGACGTTATCTTGATGTTTTACTCACCCATGCGCCACCACTCGGTATTCACAACGGCCCCGATTACCCACACCGCGGCTTTCTCGCGCTGCTACGTTTTATGCAATGGTTTCACCCTCGTTACCTCATTCATGGTCATATTCATCTTTCCTACGGTTTCGGGCATCAAACTGAGACCCAATGTGGTCATACGCTGGTGATTAACACCGCCGGCTACCGAGTCCTTGATCTGGTGATATAG